One Qipengyuania aurantiaca genomic region harbors:
- a CDS encoding DUF2493 domain-containing protein: MYDSFIEQLSGLDLSGLSIRPTPFNETDFPCEDAIEQTFGAVWSDLFAMFSDTALEADAEDIAWGVVNLFHRAASRKSAQLDRASDEIRILLASADGSEVHSSNLEEQVERAQAAEASMLAFEQMREAAAALYRDETGSSWKPVSSSRTSHSRHLTSAVIDARDFLRARAENRRHALIPEGTPVVFAGGRQSFESAEDARVYVDNIWATLDKVRDVVPDLFLVHGGDGKGADRLAASWAERREVQQLTYSLDRRLGARAGFKRNEQMLSLNPRYVVAFPGNGVTERLVIDAKARRITVVDRRGPLGTSPGS, encoded by the coding sequence ATGTACGACAGCTTCATCGAGCAGTTGAGCGGCCTTGACCTTTCAGGCCTCAGCATCAGGCCGACCCCATTCAACGAAACCGACTTTCCCTGCGAGGACGCGATCGAGCAGACGTTTGGCGCCGTATGGTCCGACCTCTTCGCGATGTTTTCCGACACGGCCCTGGAAGCTGATGCCGAGGACATTGCCTGGGGCGTGGTCAATCTCTTCCACCGCGCAGCCAGCCGCAAGTCGGCTCAGCTTGACCGGGCCAGCGACGAGATCCGTATCCTCCTTGCATCCGCCGATGGCTCCGAAGTGCATTCGAGCAATCTGGAGGAGCAGGTCGAGCGCGCGCAGGCTGCCGAAGCCAGCATGCTGGCCTTCGAGCAGATGCGTGAGGCTGCGGCAGCACTTTATCGCGACGAGACCGGTTCCTCGTGGAAGCCCGTTTCGAGCTCGCGGACCAGTCATTCGCGCCACCTTACCTCGGCCGTGATCGATGCCCGCGATTTCCTCCGCGCACGCGCTGAGAACCGGCGTCACGCCTTGATCCCTGAAGGAACTCCGGTCGTCTTTGCTGGTGGTCGCCAGAGCTTTGAAAGCGCCGAGGACGCGCGCGTTTATGTCGACAATATCTGGGCGACGCTGGACAAGGTTCGCGACGTGGTTCCCGATCTCTTCCTGGTCCATGGCGGCGACGGCAAGGGTGCCGATCGCCTGGCCGCCAGCTGGGCTGAACGCCGCGAAGTCCAGCAGCTGACCTATTCGCTCGATCGTCGGCTTGGTGCCCGCGCCGGGTTCAAGCGCAACGAGCAGATGCTCTCGCTCAATCCGCGTTACGTCGTCGCCTTTCCGGGCAATGGCGTGACCGAACGGCTCGTGATCGATGCCAAGGCACGCCGGATCACCGTGGTTGATCGTCGCGGCCCCTTGGGCACCTCTCCCGGGTCCTGA
- a CDS encoding ArdC family protein, with translation MTKSRRTASTSPSQRITAAIIEKLEQGTKPWVKPWRGVPVSRPLRSCGTPYRGMNTFWLWMVADGCGYASPYWMTYRQCQKLGGQVRKGEKSTIAIFYKSYTKEVENAEGEADTENRRVLKAYAVFNADQCDGLPAFYHPQPLVAALEPEGREDRLDAFFAHIGADLRHHGAQAYYEPLRDRVTMPPAELFEAYDHYYATLAHELSHWTGHSSRLDRDLKNRFGSDAYAAEELIAELSSAILGAELGLPVTHLDHHASYIASWLQILKSDERAILTAAAKAEEAASLLLGLGGYQSSEGETDVDLADAA, from the coding sequence ATGACCAAGTCCCGCCGCACTGCTTCGACTTCGCCTTCCCAGCGCATCACCGCCGCCATCATCGAAAAGCTCGAGCAAGGCACAAAGCCCTGGGTCAAGCCGTGGCGCGGTGTACCCGTCTCGCGGCCCTTGCGATCCTGCGGGACGCCCTATCGCGGCATGAACACCTTCTGGTTGTGGATGGTGGCCGACGGCTGTGGCTACGCCTCGCCCTACTGGATGACCTATCGCCAATGCCAGAAGCTAGGCGGACAGGTCCGCAAGGGTGAGAAATCGACCATCGCGATCTTCTACAAGAGCTACACCAAAGAGGTCGAGAACGCCGAAGGCGAAGCTGACACCGAGAACCGGCGCGTGCTCAAGGCCTATGCCGTGTTCAACGCTGACCAGTGCGATGGCCTCCCAGCATTTTACCATCCCCAGCCGCTGGTTGCCGCACTTGAGCCCGAAGGACGCGAAGACCGGCTCGATGCCTTCTTTGCTCATATCGGCGCAGACCTGCGCCATCACGGTGCGCAGGCTTATTACGAGCCGCTGCGCGACCGGGTCACCATGCCACCAGCCGAACTATTCGAAGCCTACGACCACTACTACGCGACACTCGCACACGAGTTGTCGCACTGGACGGGTCATTCTTCGCGGCTCGACCGCGACCTCAAGAACCGCTTCGGCAGCGACGCCTATGCTGCTGAAGAACTGATCGCAGAACTGTCCTCCGCCATTCTCGGGGCAGAACTGGGCCTTCCGGTAACCCACCTCGACCATCACGCCAGCTACATCGCGTCTTGGCTCCAGATCCTCAAATCGGACGAGCGCGCGATCCTCACCGCCGCGGCCAAGGCCGAGGAAGCGGCCAGCCTGCTGCTCGGACTGGGCGGATACCAATCAAGCGAAGGCGAGACCGATGTCGATCTCGCTGATGCAGCCTGA